One stretch of Miscanthus floridulus cultivar M001 chromosome 18, ASM1932011v1, whole genome shotgun sequence DNA includes these proteins:
- the LOC136524357 gene encoding uncharacterized protein, with product MFVKVLEDAKHALCLGSVQSRFSFLVGLLHIKSYYRVSNTAFSAFLKLLSGSFPNCCLSNSYDKAKKYLKELGLGYELIDVCDNNCVLFRKGLEKHDICPKCKESRWVDGDAAKRIPKKILRYFPLIPRLKRMFANKATSEETWWHKDKRVAVENEMTHPADGLAWKDFDAMFPSFARDARNLRLGLAIDGFNPFGNMNTTYSMWPVLVKDMGIRPDLHLEEDEDNSVSMPVAWYSMEKEERGAFCAFLKSIRFPYGYASNLTRCISSDGSKVQGLKTHDCHILLQRILAIGLWGLVHKDIYVVVAELAVHLPDEALLRGPVQYGWMYPIERQMGTLKGKFRGELDKEGGHDVEKRLEKEFPAWFRSHIKTKWKDNREEVSEGLYAISCPPDLRVNLWASCSVNGVRYNTVDCERQRQTQNNGVLVDGTHNGLATEFYGQLREIVELSYNSSLECIRTVILFQCDWFSQDGKARTIRDDGLFRSINVERLWYKTDPFILATQSKKVFYVQDTQFGENWCVVQKFEHRSMYDVNEVELSTVHQDENGSNNELGVQDDVDDGLDEPTPVHRRVGGQKSTVPGNLQVLINRREEDMVEDSDFEGCEDDTIFEYFSDNDRDPMECNDDD from the exons ATGTTTGTGAAAGTTCTTGAAGATGCAAAACATGCTCTTTGCCTGGGTTCAGTTCAGTCTAGGTTCTCTTTTCTAGTAGGATTGCTACATATCAAGTCATACTACAGGGTCAGCAACACAGCATTCAGTGCATTTTTGAAGTTATTGTCAGGGTCATTCCCTAATTGTTGTCTTTCAAATTCATATGACAAAGCAAAGAAGTATCTCAAAGAGTTGGGCCTTGGATATGAGTTAATCGATGTCTGTGACAATAACTGTGTGTTGTTTCGCAAAGGACTTGAAAAACATGACATCTGCCCAAAATGCAAGGAATCTAGGTGGGTAGATGGAGATGCTGCCAAACGGATTCCTAAAAAGATTTTGAGATATTTTCCTCTTATACCAAGGCTAAAGAGGATGTTTGCAAACAAAGCAACATCGGAGGAGACCTGGTGGCACAAGGATAAAAGGGTTGCTGTGGAGAATGAAATGACCCATCCAGCTGATGGCTTAGCCTGGAAAGATTTTGATGCTATGTTTCCAAGCTTTGCTAGAGATGCCAGAAACCTAAGGCTTGGTTTAGCAATAGATGGGTTTAATCCATTTGGAAACATGAACACAACTTATAGCATGTGGCCTGTACTTGTAAAG GATATGGGCATACGTCCTGATTTGCatttagaagaagatgaagacaatTCAGTTTCCATGCCAGTAGCATGGTATTCCATGGAAAAAGAAGAAAGGGGTGCATTTTGTGCATTTCTAAAAAGTATTCGGTTTCCATATGGATATGCTTCCAACCTGACAAGATGCATTAGTTCAGATGGTTCCAAGGTGCAGGGCCTCAAAACCCATGATTGCCACATCCTTCTTCAAAGAATTTTAGCTATTGGTCTCTGGGGACTAGTGCACAAGGACATATATGTAGTAGTTGCAGAGTTGG CTGTCCACCTTCCTGATGAAGCACTCCTAAGAGGTCCTGTCCAAtatggatggatgtacccaatcGAACGACAAATGGGCACTTTGAAGGG CAAGTTTAGAGGAGAGTTAGACAAAGAAGGTGGCCATGATGTTGAGAAGAGGTTGGAAAAGGAATTCCCTGCTTGGTTTAGGAGTCAT ATCAAGACTAAGTGGAAGGATAATCGAGAAGAAGTTAGTGAAGGGCTATATGCAATATCATGTCCTCCTGACCTAAGAGTGAACTTATGGGCATCATGCAGTGTCAATGGTGTTCGATACAACACTGTCGACTGTGAAAGACAAAGGCAGACACAAAACAATGGTGTGCTGGTGGATGGAACACATAATGGATTAGCGACAGAATTTTATGGTCAGCTCAGAGAGATAGTTGAGTTGAGCTACAACTCCAGCTTGGAATGCATTCGAACGGTCATACTTTTTCAGTGTGACTGGTTCAGTCAAGATGGCAAAGCTAGAACCATTAGAGATGATGGCCTTTTTAGATCCATCAATGTAGAGAGGCTTTGGTACAAGACAGACCCATTCATATTAGCAACTCAGTCAAAAAAGGTCTTCTATGTGCAGGACACACAATTTGGCGAAAATTGGTGTGTTGTCCAAAAATTTGAGCATAGGAGCATGTATGATGTTAATGAAGTAGAATTGAGCACTGTTCACCAAGATGAAAATGGTTCTAATAATGAGCTTGGGGTACAAGATGATGTTGATGATGGCTTGGATGAGCCTACACCAGTGCACCGACGTGTGGGTGGCCAAAAATCTACTGTTCCTGGTAACTTACAAGTTCTTATCAATAGAAGGGAAGAAGACATGGTTGAGGACAGTGACTTTGAAGGCTGTGAAGATGATACTATCTTTGAGTATTTTAGTGACAATGATAGGGATCCCATGGAATGTAATGATGATGATTAG